Proteins encoded in a region of the Microbacterium neungamense genome:
- a CDS encoding S8 family serine peptidase yields MITRRMLRSIVAVAAVAASVLLAGAAPAAASATPAPTPTPPIPDQRADPVRGAQYWLDGSRIRDAWQVTRGKGTTIAIIDTGIGKPPVTFDGAVADGADFSGSGTEDGRTPVGAVNSNHGTWVASLAAGRGNPDGTGLIGVAPEAQLLSISLGFGASAAAPFTEQVADAMRWSVDHGADVINLSFTTNTLDWDQSWDEAFLYAFEHDVVVVVAAGNRGSGTGIVGAPATIPGVLTVGGVDQAGKASLEASTQGFTIGVSAPSEDLLGMSADGKVVQWDGTSGAAPIVAGAAALVRSAHPDLDAANVINRIIRTAAPVPGAAKPHDPLYGYGLLDVHAAVTASVAPVAENPMGDLEEWIRLHRRAASEPQPEPEVTPVSVPPLPAADPPSEPGSPLLPSSESLRYGTLPLLALTVPGILIGLGVTAAARRIRLARGRRTPSP; encoded by the coding sequence ATGATCACGCGGCGGATGCTGCGCAGCATCGTCGCGGTCGCGGCGGTGGCGGCATCCGTGCTCCTGGCCGGGGCCGCCCCGGCAGCCGCATCAGCCACCCCCGCGCCGACGCCCACCCCGCCCATCCCGGACCAGCGCGCCGACCCGGTGCGGGGCGCGCAGTACTGGCTGGACGGGTCGAGGATCCGCGACGCGTGGCAGGTGACGCGCGGGAAGGGCACCACGATCGCGATCATCGACACCGGCATCGGCAAGCCCCCGGTGACCTTCGACGGCGCGGTCGCGGACGGCGCCGACTTCTCCGGCAGCGGCACCGAGGACGGACGCACCCCGGTCGGCGCCGTGAACAGCAATCACGGGACCTGGGTGGCCTCCCTCGCCGCCGGCCGCGGCAATCCGGACGGCACCGGCCTGATCGGCGTGGCCCCCGAGGCGCAGCTGCTGTCGATCTCGCTCGGCTTCGGGGCGTCCGCGGCGGCCCCGTTCACCGAGCAGGTCGCGGACGCCATGCGCTGGTCGGTGGACCACGGCGCCGACGTGATCAACCTGTCCTTCACGACGAACACGCTGGACTGGGATCAGAGCTGGGACGAGGCGTTCCTGTACGCCTTCGAGCACGACGTGGTCGTCGTGGTCGCCGCGGGGAACCGGGGGAGCGGCACCGGCATCGTCGGCGCTCCCGCCACCATCCCCGGCGTCCTCACGGTCGGCGGGGTGGACCAGGCCGGCAAGGCGAGCCTGGAGGCGTCCACCCAGGGCTTCACCATCGGCGTCTCCGCGCCCAGCGAGGACCTGCTCGGCATGTCCGCGGACGGCAAGGTGGTGCAGTGGGACGGCACCAGCGGCGCCGCCCCCATCGTGGCGGGTGCGGCGGCGCTCGTGCGCTCCGCGCACCCCGACCTGGACGCCGCCAACGTCATCAACCGGATCATCAGGACGGCGGCGCCCGTCCCCGGCGCCGCGAAGCCGCACGATCCGCTCTACGGCTACGGGCTGCTCGACGTGCACGCGGCCGTGACGGCGTCCGTCGCCCCGGTCGCGGAGAACCCGATGGGCGACCTCGAGGAGTGGATCCGGCTGCATCGGCGCGCGGCATCCGAGCCCCAGCCGGAACCGGAGGTGACGCCCGTGAGCGTGCCGCCGCTGCCGGCTGCGGACCCGCCCAGCGAGCCCGGATCGCCCCTGCTGCCGAGCTCTGAGTCGCTGCGTTACGGTACCCTCCCGCTTCTAGCACTCACGGTCCCTGGTATCCTGATCGGGCTTGGCGTCACCGCAGCTGCCCGGCGCATCCGTCTGGCGCGCGGTCGTCGCACGCCTTCACCCTGA
- a CDS encoding helix-turn-helix domain-containing protein — MPIIVDVDVMLARRKMSVGTLAERIGITPANLAVLKNGRAKAVRFSTLDALCRVLECQPGDLLRWEPDEAAGERGGEVTVAARED, encoded by the coding sequence GTGCCGATCATCGTGGACGTCGACGTCATGCTGGCCCGGCGGAAGATGTCGGTGGGCACGCTCGCCGAGCGGATCGGGATCACTCCCGCGAACCTCGCCGTGCTGAAGAACGGCCGCGCCAAGGCGGTGCGGTTCTCCACCCTGGACGCGCTGTGCCGGGTGCTGGAGTGCCAGCCGGGGGACCTGCTGCGGTGGGAGCCGGACGAGGCGGCCGGCGAGCGGGGCGGCGAAGTGACCGTGGCCGCGCGGGAGGACTGA
- a CDS encoding DUF2975 domain-containing protein encodes MGRLTILALRVVIALSLAGSVVVQAMILLAVWRDLDDAGVADVQKTVLIAIFALGVVTMQVFAVCIWQLLTLVRRGSVFSHAAFRYVDVIIGAIAAASVLAFALAALLAPGDVAPGIVGLICGVSLVLAGIALLVVVMRRLLVQAIERDAEARALRSELDEVV; translated from the coding sequence ATGGGAAGACTGACGATCCTGGCGCTGCGGGTGGTCATCGCGCTGTCGCTGGCCGGCTCGGTGGTGGTGCAGGCGATGATCCTGCTCGCGGTGTGGCGCGACCTCGACGACGCCGGTGTCGCCGATGTGCAGAAGACCGTGCTGATCGCGATCTTCGCCCTCGGAGTGGTCACCATGCAGGTGTTCGCCGTGTGCATCTGGCAGCTGCTCACGCTGGTGCGGCGGGGCTCCGTGTTCTCGCATGCCGCCTTCCGGTACGTGGACGTGATCATCGGGGCGATCGCCGCGGCATCCGTCCTCGCGTTCGCGCTGGCCGCGCTCCTCGCGCCAGGGGACGTCGCCCCGGGCATCGTCGGGCTGATCTGCGGCGTGTCGCTCGTGCTCGCCGGCATCGCGCTGCTCGTGGTCGTGATGCGGCGGCTGCTCGTGCAGGCGATCGAGCGGGATGCCGAGGCGCGGGCGCTGCGCTCCGAGCTGGACGAGGTGGTCTGA
- a CDS encoding NAD(P)/FAD-dependent oxidoreductase, with protein MPKILIVGGGYAGFYTAWKLEKHLRKGEAEVTMVDPLPYMTYQPFLPEVAAGSIEPRHAVVAHRRHLKRTNVITAKVTGIDHANNVATITPPIGEPYEFAYDQIVVTAGAVSRTFPIPGIADNAIGMKTIEEAVAVRDRLLSNFDKAAAIPAGPERDRLLTVVVVGGGFAGIEAFAELRSLASALVSKYPQLTFEDTHFHLIEAMGRIMPEVSLKTSEWVLKDLAKRGANVHLDTQVTSAVDGDVELSTGEVIPADLIVWTAGVMANPTVVRGGDLPVEERGRIQTRADLRVGTADEIVEGAWAAGDVSAVPDLSGGGVGGYCVPNAQHAVRQAKLLAKNLVAVLRGEEPKEYFHKNLGAVAGLGLYNGVFQSGDIALKGFIAWIAHRGYHGLAMPSWERKWRVLWGWWNNLWLGRDIVNLQAVQHPRAAFEEFAARPRPAADATAPAPAKTEPAAAKAEPAAAKAGAAAAKKDAADKKPAAKKPVAKKASVKTAEKASA; from the coding sequence GTGCCGAAGATCCTGATCGTCGGTGGAGGCTACGCAGGCTTCTACACGGCCTGGAAGCTCGAGAAGCACCTCCGCAAGGGCGAGGCCGAGGTCACCATGGTCGACCCGCTGCCCTACATGACGTACCAGCCCTTCCTGCCCGAGGTCGCGGCCGGATCGATCGAGCCGCGTCACGCGGTGGTCGCGCATCGCCGTCACCTCAAGCGCACCAACGTCATCACCGCGAAGGTCACCGGCATCGACCACGCCAACAATGTCGCCACGATCACGCCCCCGATCGGCGAGCCGTACGAGTTCGCGTACGACCAGATCGTCGTCACCGCCGGCGCCGTCTCGCGCACGTTCCCGATCCCCGGCATCGCCGACAACGCGATCGGGATGAAGACCATCGAGGAGGCCGTCGCCGTCCGCGACCGCCTGTTGTCGAACTTCGACAAGGCGGCCGCCATCCCGGCCGGGCCGGAGCGCGACCGGCTGCTCACCGTCGTCGTCGTCGGTGGCGGCTTCGCCGGCATCGAGGCGTTCGCCGAGCTGCGCTCGCTGGCATCCGCCCTCGTCTCCAAGTACCCCCAGCTCACCTTCGAGGACACCCACTTCCACCTCATCGAGGCGATGGGGCGGATCATGCCGGAGGTCTCGCTGAAGACCAGCGAGTGGGTGCTGAAGGACCTCGCCAAGCGCGGCGCGAACGTGCACCTGGACACCCAGGTCACCAGCGCGGTCGACGGCGACGTCGAGCTCTCCACCGGCGAGGTGATCCCGGCCGACCTGATCGTGTGGACTGCCGGTGTGATGGCCAACCCGACCGTCGTGCGCGGCGGCGACCTGCCCGTCGAGGAGCGCGGCCGGATCCAGACCCGTGCCGACCTGCGCGTCGGCACCGCGGACGAGATCGTCGAGGGCGCGTGGGCGGCCGGCGACGTGTCGGCCGTGCCGGACCTCTCCGGCGGCGGCGTCGGCGGCTACTGCGTGCCGAACGCCCAGCACGCCGTGCGCCAGGCCAAGCTGCTCGCCAAGAACCTCGTCGCCGTGCTGCGCGGCGAGGAGCCGAAGGAGTACTTCCACAAGAACCTCGGCGCCGTGGCCGGTCTCGGCCTCTACAACGGCGTCTTCCAGTCCGGCGACATCGCGCTGAAGGGTTTCATCGCCTGGATCGCGCACCGCGGCTACCACGGCCTGGCCATGCCGTCGTGGGAGCGCAAGTGGCGCGTGCTGTGGGGCTGGTGGAACAACCTGTGGCTCGGCCGCGACATCGTGAACCTGCAGGCCGTGCAGCACCCGCGCGCCGCCTTCGAGGAGTTCGCGGCACGTCCGCGTCCGGCTGCGGATGCCACGGCGCCCGCGCCCGCGAAGACCGAGCCGGCCGCCGCGAAGGCCGAGCCGGCGGCGGCGAAGGCCGGCGCCGCGGCCGCGAAGAAGGATGCCGCGGACAAGAAGCCCGCCGCGAAGAAGCCGGTCGCCAAGAAGGCCTCGGTCAAGACGGCGGAGAAGGCGAGCGCCTGA